From a region of the Paenibacillus sp. R14(2021) genome:
- a CDS encoding M23 family metallopeptidase translates to MDTRDSIRGRRQERIRRIMELNAKQALEQVNKPQLQSQAVQSEAQGRHPLPHTQVSQALPQQASMNRSASSMPELLPSLSAQQLGEEDPERLWKSNPNPWETAGWRIAPLPSKERRDGKLNGPKQPERDYPFIARGLFIQTVISAAIFCIVFGMFKLDVPAAKQGREVVTIALTEQMDFDAAAALYKKWFAGAPSFIPLFGNHGDEESQLAAGAVELPIVSPLPDGAVVQSFAATLSGVEMAGEPGQAVLAAETGRVIVVSKDDDNMETVVVQHANDRVTIYGHLAKVIVAANDWVEAGKSLGTLAAADVDKQSLLFFAVKEKGRYVNPADVVPLD, encoded by the coding sequence ATGGATACGCGAGACAGTATCCGCGGGCGCAGGCAGGAGCGGATACGCCGAATTATGGAGCTTAACGCTAAGCAGGCGCTGGAGCAGGTAAACAAGCCTCAGCTGCAATCACAGGCCGTTCAATCGGAAGCGCAGGGAAGGCATCCGCTTCCACACACACAGGTGAGTCAAGCCTTGCCGCAGCAGGCGAGCATGAACAGGTCAGCCTCATCTATGCCTGAATTATTGCCTTCTTTGTCAGCGCAGCAGCTGGGGGAGGAAGATCCTGAACGGCTCTGGAAATCGAATCCTAACCCGTGGGAAACGGCCGGTTGGCGAATTGCTCCGCTTCCAAGTAAGGAAAGGCGGGACGGCAAGCTGAATGGCCCGAAGCAGCCGGAACGGGATTATCCGTTTATTGCCAGAGGCTTATTCATACAAACGGTTATTTCAGCTGCAATTTTCTGCATCGTGTTTGGCATGTTCAAGCTGGATGTCCCCGCAGCTAAGCAAGGACGGGAAGTTGTAACGATCGCACTGACGGAGCAAATGGATTTTGATGCCGCGGCTGCGTTGTACAAGAAGTGGTTCGCGGGAGCGCCGTCATTCATTCCGCTCTTCGGCAATCATGGCGACGAGGAGTCGCAGCTTGCTGCAGGAGCTGTAGAGCTCCCGATTGTGTCTCCGCTTCCGGACGGCGCAGTCGTGCAATCGTTTGCGGCAACGCTAAGCGGCGTCGAAATGGCGGGCGAGCCGGGCCAGGCGGTGCTTGCAGCAGAGACGGGCCGCGTCATCGTGGTCTCGAAGGACGACGATAACATGGAGACCGTCGTAGTCCAGCATGCGAATGATCGTGTGACGATATACGGCCATCTCGCCAAGGTGATCGTAGCGGCGAATGATTGGGTCGAAGCGGGTAAATCGCTCGGTACATTGGCAGCAGCTGATGTCGATAAACAGAGCCTGTTATTTTTTGCGGTGAAGGAGAAAGGCCGATACGTCAATCCAGCGGACGTCGTCCCGCTTGATTAA
- a CDS encoding FtsW/RodA/SpoVE family cell cycle protein yields MFNKLKKIDAGMMIILMAFTAVSTLLVHSATYGNPDYANYDLKTLIFYGMGFFVAIVSALIDYRLFLKAWYVLYGIGIVLLVVVYFTAPEINGARSWFELFGGLLQFQPAEMVKIILIITVAYLMGRRQGDPLRVRSDLFVVAVFSFVPFALVMIQPDLGNAIIYLVIVLGMLWIGNVRYTHVLLGLTIIVGGLLLFIFMFNTYNKQIHDYLYDHSKVHWYERINGFINPETASEKEVYQASKAKIAIGSGGLTGDGYMKGESKNRKFIPYPYSDAIFVVIGEEFGFQGAAVVLMLYFLLIYRMIIIAFQCYDLRGSFIIIGIVSMYVFQVFQNIGMMIGLMPITGITLPFISYGGTSLLLNMLCIGLVFSVKVHQEKYEMAA; encoded by the coding sequence GTGTTCAATAAACTGAAAAAAATAGATGCCGGGATGATGATCATCCTTATGGCATTCACGGCGGTCAGTACGCTGCTCGTTCATAGCGCGACCTACGGTAACCCGGATTATGCCAATTACGATCTGAAGACGCTGATTTTCTATGGCATGGGCTTTTTCGTGGCCATTGTGTCCGCCCTCATTGATTACCGGCTGTTCCTGAAAGCGTGGTATGTTCTCTACGGCATCGGAATCGTGCTTCTCGTCGTCGTTTATTTCACGGCACCGGAAATCAACGGTGCCCGAAGCTGGTTCGAGCTGTTCGGCGGCTTGCTGCAGTTCCAGCCTGCGGAGATGGTTAAGATTATCTTGATCATTACGGTGGCCTACCTGATGGGCAGAAGGCAGGGCGATCCATTACGGGTGCGCAGCGATCTGTTTGTCGTGGCGGTGTTCTCGTTCGTTCCTTTCGCCCTCGTAATGATTCAGCCGGATCTCGGGAATGCCATTATCTATCTTGTGATTGTGCTCGGCATGCTGTGGATTGGGAACGTGAGGTACACGCATGTGCTGCTGGGACTGACGATTATCGTAGGCGGGCTGCTGCTATTCATATTCATGTTCAATACCTACAATAAACAAATTCATGATTATTTGTACGATCACAGCAAGGTGCACTGGTACGAGCGAATTAACGGCTTCATCAACCCAGAAACGGCTTCCGAGAAGGAAGTATATCAAGCCAGCAAGGCGAAGATCGCCATCGGTTCCGGCGGCTTGACCGGTGACGGTTATATGAAGGGCGAATCCAAGAACCGGAAGTTCATTCCATACCCATACTCGGATGCGATCTTTGTCGTGATCGGAGAGGAGTTCGGCTTCCAGGGCGCTGCGGTCGTGCTGATGCTGTATTTCCTCTTGATTTACAGGATGATTATTATTGCCTTCCAGTGTTATGACTTGCGGGGATCGTTCATCATCATCGGAATTGTTTCCATGTACGTCTTCCAAGTCTTCCAAAACATCGGCATGATGATTGGCTTGATGCCCATTACGGGAATTACGCTGCCTTTCATCAGCTACGGAGGTACCTCGCTTCTTCTTAACATGCTCTGTATCGGCCTTGTGTTCAGCGTCAAGGTGCATCAAGAGAAATACGAAATGGCAGCTTAG
- the minD gene encoding septum site-determining protein MinD translates to MGEAIVVTSGKGGVGKTTSSANIGTALALLGKKICMVDTDIGLRNLDVVMGLENRIIYDLIDVAEGRCRLNQALVKDKRFEELYMLPAAQTKDKSDITPEKVKDIVLELKKEFDYVIIDCPAGIEQGFRNAIAGADRAIVVTTPENAAVRDADRVIGLLEQAQVPARLVINRIRANMVRTGEMLDIDEICQVLAIDLLGIVPDDEKVIRSANAGEPTVMDPSSRAAIAYRNIARRMLGDMVPLMPLEEKSGVIKRFRKFLGIG, encoded by the coding sequence ATGGGAGAAGCGATCGTTGTTACATCGGGTAAAGGCGGCGTCGGCAAGACGACGTCCTCGGCCAATATCGGCACGGCGCTGGCATTGCTGGGAAAAAAAATATGCATGGTTGATACCGATATCGGTTTGCGCAATTTAGACGTGGTCATGGGGCTGGAAAACCGCATCATCTATGATCTGATCGATGTTGCGGAAGGACGGTGCCGGCTCAATCAGGCGCTCGTCAAGGATAAGCGTTTCGAAGAGCTCTATATGCTGCCCGCCGCACAGACGAAGGACAAGAGCGACATCACGCCGGAGAAGGTCAAGGATATCGTGCTGGAGCTCAAGAAGGAATTCGATTATGTTATCATCGATTGTCCTGCCGGGATCGAACAGGGCTTCCGAAACGCCATAGCAGGTGCCGACCGCGCCATCGTCGTTACGACGCCGGAGAATGCGGCGGTCCGTGACGCTGACCGCGTTATCGGTCTGCTGGAGCAGGCGCAAGTACCGGCCAGACTCGTCATCAACCGGATTCGCGCTAACATGGTTCGAACGGGAGAAATGCTCGACATTGATGAAATTTGTCAAGTGCTTGCAATCGACCTGCTGGGCATTGTGCCGGATGACGAGAAGGTCATCCGCTCGGCGAATGCAGGCGAGCCGACTGTCATGGATCCATCGTCGCGTGCAGCGATCGCATATCGCAACATTGCGCGCAGGATGCTCGGCGATATGGTTCCGCTAATGCCGCTTGAAGAGAAATCGGGTGTAATCAAGCGGTTCCGCAAGTTCCTTGGAATAGGATGA
- a CDS encoding septum site-determining protein MinC encodes MTEKQHITIKGVKEGLIFLLDDNCEFSALLEELQYKLEKSHQQLLSGPIVHVQVKLGTRQLNEEEKDRIKSAIRQQGNLLVQSIESEVRNETKPEDGNNMKVLSGIIRSGQTLEHDGNLLLLGDLNPGGTLLCTGDIYVLGALRGLAHAGYKGKEDAVIAASLLRPTQLRIQEVISRPPDEWMTGDAMMEFAYLSEGVMKIDKITQLQRLRKLPAVFRA; translated from the coding sequence GTGACCGAGAAGCAGCATATTACGATAAAAGGCGTCAAGGAAGGACTTATTTTCCTTCTCGACGACAATTGCGAATTTTCCGCATTGCTGGAAGAGCTGCAATATAAATTGGAAAAATCGCATCAACAGCTGCTGTCTGGTCCCATCGTTCACGTTCAAGTGAAGCTCGGCACCCGCCAATTGAATGAAGAAGAGAAGGATCGGATCAAATCGGCCATCCGTCAGCAGGGCAATTTGCTTGTGCAGTCCATTGAAAGTGAAGTACGTAACGAAACTAAGCCGGAAGACGGCAACAATATGAAAGTGCTCTCAGGCATCATTCGCTCCGGTCAGACACTTGAGCATGACGGAAATCTATTGTTATTGGGTGATCTCAATCCCGGCGGGACGCTGCTGTGCACTGGTGATATCTATGTGCTTGGCGCGCTTCGCGGATTGGCGCATGCCGGTTATAAAGGAAAGGAAGATGCTGTTATCGCCGCATCTCTCCTAAGACCGACCCAGCTTCGCATCCAGGAAGTGATCAGCCGTCCGCCTGATGAATGGATGACAGGGGATGCGATGATGGAGTTTGCGTACCTGAGCGAAGGCGTCATGAAAATCGATAAGATCACGCAGCTGCAGCGGCTACGTAAGCTGCCGGCTGTGTTTAGAGCTTGA
- the mreD gene encoding rod shape-determining protein MreD, whose amino-acid sequence MSLQRIIGVMLLFFLTEGTVFYWLLPDSMVGRIVPHFTLAFVLFAALYRGRHTALVLGMAFGLLQDLAFYGRIIGVHSFAMGLVGYLTGLLLERKRSTLLMALFVISVSTLVNDTVVYIIYRVFRLTNQSFQWALSQHMIPSLFLQLLFALAMYIPVRRWFEGSLKPKTEEEED is encoded by the coding sequence ATGAGCCTGCAGCGCATAATAGGGGTCATGCTGCTGTTCTTCCTTACAGAAGGCACGGTCTTCTACTGGCTGCTGCCGGATTCCATGGTCGGCCGGATCGTACCTCATTTTACGCTGGCGTTTGTCTTGTTTGCCGCCTTGTATCGTGGAAGGCATACGGCGCTTGTGCTGGGGATGGCGTTCGGCCTGCTGCAGGATCTCGCCTTTTACGGCCGTATTATCGGCGTGCATTCGTTCGCGATGGGACTAGTCGGCTATCTGACGGGCCTCCTCCTGGAACGCAAGCGCAGTACTTTGTTGATGGCGTTGTTCGTAATCAGCGTCTCTACTCTAGTGAATGACACGGTCGTTTATATTATTTATCGCGTATTCCGGCTCACCAATCAGAGCTTTCAATGGGCCTTATCGCAGCATATGATTCCGAGTCTGTTTCTTCAGCTTTTATTCGCACTGGCGATGTATATCCCGGTGAGACGTTGGTTTGAAGGCAGTTTGAAGCCCAAAACCGAAGAGGAAGAAGATTAA
- the mreC gene encoding rod shape-determining protein MreC: MIVFILFVAVMGFSIGDRKKLTWPEYFALDTTGFFQQWLYRPAGYISDMFKDFSHMREVYKENEQLRIAAAAYARDSIKYNFMESELKQLQDDLHFTERQKQLNNYKYLIAQVVAVNNDPYDETIRINLGSRDGIKPNMVVVTNKGLVGLTSRVDPFFSSVMPITKLNVNSTDTKQIAATVLGKEKESFGIVDNYDTETGKLSMSKISETDPLKKGDTIITSGLGNVFPRGMVIGTVDSSQVGDFGLTYTATITPAADFDHLTEVFVVQTPESETGEVTP, encoded by the coding sequence ATGATCGTATTTATACTATTCGTTGCCGTAATGGGCTTCTCGATCGGCGACCGGAAGAAGCTGACGTGGCCGGAGTACTTCGCGCTTGACACCACGGGCTTCTTCCAGCAGTGGCTGTACAGGCCGGCCGGCTATATTTCGGACATGTTCAAGGATTTCTCCCACATGCGCGAGGTTTACAAGGAAAATGAACAGCTGCGGATCGCGGCGGCTGCTTACGCAAGAGACAGCATTAAATATAATTTCATGGAATCTGAGCTGAAGCAGCTTCAGGACGACTTGCATTTTACCGAGCGTCAGAAGCAGCTGAACAATTACAAGTACTTGATTGCGCAGGTCGTGGCGGTTAACAACGATCCCTACGACGAAACGATTCGTATCAATCTCGGTTCCAGAGACGGCATCAAGCCGAACATGGTCGTCGTGACGAACAAAGGCCTCGTCGGCCTGACGAGCCGAGTAGATCCTTTCTTCTCCTCGGTTATGCCGATTACGAAGCTGAATGTGAATTCGACGGATACGAAGCAAATTGCTGCGACCGTGCTTGGCAAGGAGAAGGAGTCCTTCGGTATCGTTGACAACTACGACACGGAAACAGGCAAGCTGTCCATGTCCAAGATTTCCGAGACCGATCCGCTCAAGAAAGGTGACACGATCATCACCTCCGGTCTAGGCAACGTGTTTCCGAGAGGCATGGTCATCGGCACCGTCGATTCCAGTCAGGTGGGGGACTTCGGTCTCACGTACACGGCAACGATCACGCCGGCTGCGGATTTCGACCATCTAACGGAAGTATTTGTCGTACAAACGCCTGAATCGGAAACGGGAGAAGTCACGCCATGA
- a CDS encoding rod shape-determining protein — MFGGFTKDLGIDLGTANTLVYVKGKGIVVREPSVVALRTDTKKIEAVGEHAKKMIGRTPGNIRAIRPMKDGVIADFDTTATMIKYFIRQAQKSRGLFTRHPNVMVCVPSGITAVEQRAVKDATVQAGAREAFTIEEPFAAAIGADLPVWEPTGSMVVDIGGGTTEVAVISLGGIVTSRSIRIAGDEMDEAIIHYIKRMYNLMIGERTAEQLKMEIGSALALDRAESIEIRGRDLVSGLPKTLPISSEEICDALADTVNAIVDAVKITLEKCPPELSADIMDRGIVLTGGGALLKNLDKLLARETGMPVIVAENPLDCVAIGTGRALDNIDLFKTRGGPVSRSKK, encoded by the coding sequence ATGTTTGGTGGTTTTACGAAAGATTTAGGAATTGACCTTGGCACTGCTAACACACTCGTCTATGTAAAAGGAAAAGGGATTGTCGTGAGAGAGCCTTCGGTGGTTGCTCTTCGTACGGATACGAAAAAAATCGAAGCTGTAGGCGAACACGCGAAGAAAATGATCGGTCGGACGCCTGGCAATATTCGTGCCATTCGCCCAATGAAAGACGGCGTTATCGCGGATTTCGACACAACGGCTACCATGATCAAATATTTCATTCGTCAAGCGCAGAAGAGCCGCGGCTTGTTCACGCGCCACCCGAACGTCATGGTTTGCGTGCCGTCGGGCATCACGGCTGTTGAACAGCGCGCGGTTAAGGATGCGACCGTTCAAGCAGGCGCGCGCGAAGCGTTTACTATTGAGGAGCCGTTCGCGGCGGCGATCGGCGCTGACTTGCCGGTATGGGAGCCGACCGGAAGCATGGTTGTCGATATCGGCGGAGGCACGACGGAGGTTGCGGTTATTTCGCTCGGAGGGATCGTCACAAGCCGTTCCATTCGGATTGCCGGCGACGAGATGGATGAGGCGATCATTCATTATATTAAACGGATGTACAACCTGATGATCGGTGAGCGCACGGCAGAACAGCTGAAAATGGAAATCGGATCGGCGCTTGCGCTAGACCGCGCGGAGTCTATCGAAATTCGCGGCCGTGATCTCGTATCGGGCTTGCCGAAGACGCTTCCGATCTCCTCGGAGGAAATCTGCGATGCGCTTGCAGATACCGTCAATGCGATTGTAGATGCGGTAAAGATTACATTGGAGAAATGCCCGCCTGAGTTGTCCGCGGATATTATGGACCGCGGCATCGTGCTGACCGGCGGCGGGGCACTGCTTAAGAACCTGGACAAGCTGCTCGCGAGAGAAACCGGCATGCCGGTTATCGTGGCGGAGAACCCGCTGGATTGCGTGGCAATCGGCACCGGACGTGCGCTTGACAACATCGACCTGTTCAAAACTCGCGGAGGCCCGGTTTCCCGTTCCAAGAAATAA
- the radC gene encoding DNA repair protein RadC translates to MEAEKPYVLKNIPNEDRPRERLMTVGAEALSHAELLAILLRTGTRRESAVLLASRILHQCGSLRGLVDMSIDEMTRIRGIGTAKAAQLRAGIELGRRLARSQQGELPTIRKPADAADLMMEELRYLKQEHFVCLFLNTKNQVIGTETLSIGTLNATLVHPREVFRAAIKCSSSSLICMHNHPSGDPTPSPEDIALTRRLMEAGELVGIDVLDHLVIGDNRFISLKEQGHM, encoded by the coding sequence ATGGAGGCAGAAAAGCCCTATGTGCTGAAGAATATCCCTAACGAAGACCGACCTAGAGAACGCCTGATGACCGTTGGGGCTGAGGCACTCAGTCACGCAGAATTGCTAGCGATCTTGCTGCGCACGGGAACGAGACGGGAGTCTGCTGTTCTCCTGGCATCGCGTATTCTTCATCAATGCGGCAGCCTTCGAGGGCTTGTTGATATGAGCATTGACGAAATGACCCGAATCCGTGGCATCGGCACAGCGAAAGCGGCGCAGCTTCGCGCCGGAATCGAGCTTGGCCGCCGCTTGGCCCGCAGCCAGCAGGGAGAGCTTCCGACAATACGCAAGCCTGCGGATGCAGCGGATTTGATGATGGAAGAGCTGCGCTATTTGAAGCAGGAACACTTCGTCTGTTTGTTTTTGAATACGAAGAATCAGGTTATTGGTACAGAGACATTATCGATCGGTACTTTGAACGCAACGCTCGTTCATCCGCGCGAGGTGTTTCGGGCAGCCATCAAATGCAGCAGCTCTTCACTGATCTGCATGCATAACCACCCAAGCGGCGATCCGACGCCGAGTCCGGAAGATATTGCGCTTACACGTCGTTTAATGGAGGCGGGCGAGCTGGTCGGCATCGATGTGCTTGATCATTTGGTAATAGGTGACAATCGCTTTATAAGTTTGAAGGAGCAAGGTCACATGTAA
- a CDS encoding nucleoside triphosphate pyrophosphatase, translating to MGTFLPNNSAHIRQLVLASSSPRRRELVASLGLSLPVLILSSDTDEGTPSHYTPVQIVEQLGLRKAKATAAMLLGEEASVSLIIGADTIVVLDGEVLGKPKDRRDAIRMLTLLQGKAHEVYTGIACVDPSAGRELASHRMTKVVMKPLTAAMIERYVDSGEPMDKAGSYGIQGRGAVLVDRIDGCYFNVVGLSLTLFSDMLAEFGIEVI from the coding sequence ATGGGTACTTTCCTCCCAAATAACTCAGCACATATCCGCCAGCTCGTGCTGGCTTCGTCTTCTCCCCGCCGGCGGGAATTGGTCGCGTCACTCGGCCTTTCCTTGCCGGTTCTCATTTTGTCCAGCGATACGGACGAAGGTACGCCATCCCATTATACGCCGGTGCAAATCGTCGAACAGCTCGGTCTGCGCAAGGCCAAAGCGACAGCCGCGATGCTGCTGGGCGAAGAAGCGTCCGTCTCTCTAATTATCGGCGCTGACACAATCGTCGTGCTGGATGGCGAGGTACTCGGCAAGCCGAAGGATCGAAGAGATGCCATTCGCATGCTTACGCTGCTGCAGGGCAAAGCGCATGAAGTGTATACGGGCATCGCTTGCGTGGACCCTTCCGCCGGCCGTGAGCTTGCTTCGCATCGCATGACTAAGGTTGTCATGAAGCCGCTGACCGCTGCAATGATCGAACGTTATGTAGATTCAGGCGAACCGATGGACAAAGCCGGCAGCTACGGGATTCAAGGCCGCGGGGCGGTGCTTGTCGATCGGATTGACGGCTGCTACTTCAACGTTGTCGGTCTATCGCTTACGCTCTTTTCGGACATGCTTGCCGAATTCGGCATCGAGGTTATTTGA
- a CDS encoding DUF4321 domain-containing protein, which produces MKKNFWILLLFILIGLLAGALISHWLAPVPGLSFLTHTSTITWSPAADLLVLSYAFTLRIHISLLSIAGFIIAIWLYRKL; this is translated from the coding sequence ATGAAGAAAAACTTCTGGATTTTGCTGCTGTTCATTCTGATCGGCCTGCTGGCCGGCGCGCTTATATCTCATTGGCTGGCTCCTGTCCCAGGGCTGTCATTTTTGACGCATACCTCAACAATTACTTGGTCGCCCGCTGCAGATTTACTTGTCCTCAGTTACGCATTCACGCTGCGGATACATATCAGTCTCCTTAGTATTGCAGGTTTCATTATAGCGATTTGGCTGTACCGCAAACTTTAG
- a CDS encoding SPOR domain-containing protein, translating into MAAKGRITYRFDKQSGARVEEQEGNQRAAETNIGSYFQEELKFTSEIGTWNSPFQNDARALEQLIREADGQLLKQEEKKAVKPQAVPIVHEEVRDKLEAETAILLGDEEAFEDDIVPAAPRRAGTPRVIDMYPILEVEEELYRNDQQNIKRTAFGSYLSGSGQRPARGPSWFKVFASVAGAIATGALFGYFVLALFTGSPTDSSDVSPSNTAVSGSPSSGDKTASNGKDNAANADKDSGAAAGTKGNEGKAANVGSGQSASAVVNVNVPAASFYMLQYGVFSSKEGLDAAASELRAKGLAAASLTSPTDYRIYVGMSADKDGAQRLGQALSGMDVYVKQIDVPAVTAIAYKGSASEVQTFFGDTAALVAKLSQLTEESMDGASGSDVNWKELHQQWTESGARVETGMTDKVNKAALLKLMQAVNSAVSAASEYAKKPSDAYLWSMQTSLMEAVFVQKGWFASMESL; encoded by the coding sequence ATGGCGGCTAAAGGACGTATCACATACCGTTTCGATAAACAGAGCGGGGCTCGCGTGGAAGAGCAGGAAGGCAATCAGCGAGCAGCCGAGACGAATATCGGTTCATATTTTCAGGAGGAACTGAAGTTCACATCCGAAATCGGGACGTGGAACAGCCCTTTTCAAAATGATGCTCGCGCCTTGGAGCAGCTTATTCGAGAAGCGGACGGTCAACTGCTTAAGCAAGAGGAAAAAAAAGCGGTTAAACCGCAGGCTGTGCCGATCGTGCACGAAGAGGTGCGTGATAAGTTGGAGGCAGAAACCGCGATTCTTCTCGGAGATGAAGAAGCGTTTGAAGATGATATAGTGCCTGCAGCGCCTAGACGTGCAGGAACACCTCGCGTTATTGACATGTATCCGATTCTAGAAGTCGAAGAAGAGCTTTACCGAAACGACCAGCAGAACATAAAAAGGACTGCCTTCGGATCTTATCTATCAGGTTCGGGTCAGCGGCCGGCACGCGGACCTTCATGGTTCAAGGTGTTCGCATCGGTTGCTGGAGCGATCGCAACGGGTGCGTTATTCGGTTATTTCGTGCTGGCATTGTTTACGGGATCGCCGACGGATTCCTCTGACGTCTCGCCATCGAACACGGCTGTAAGCGGCAGTCCCTCGAGCGGTGACAAGACGGCATCGAACGGTAAGGATAACGCTGCTAACGCCGATAAAGATTCGGGAGCTGCTGCCGGAACCAAAGGAAATGAAGGAAAGGCTGCTAACGTCGGCAGTGGACAGTCGGCTTCCGCCGTGGTGAACGTCAACGTGCCTGCAGCCTCATTCTATATGCTGCAATACGGCGTATTCAGCAGCAAGGAGGGGTTAGACGCTGCTGCATCAGAGCTTCGTGCCAAAGGGCTTGCAGCCGCGTCGCTGACTTCACCGACTGATTACCGGATCTATGTGGGCATGTCCGCGGACAAAGACGGGGCACAGCGGCTCGGCCAAGCACTCAGCGGCATGGACGTATATGTGAAACAAATCGACGTACCGGCGGTTACTGCTATTGCCTATAAGGGCAGCGCCTCGGAGGTGCAGACATTCTTTGGCGATACGGCGGCCCTCGTGGCGAAACTAAGCCAGTTAACCGAAGAGAGCATGGACGGCGCCTCAGGTTCGGATGTAAATTGGAAAGAATTACATCAGCAGTGGACAGAATCCGGAGCACGTGTGGAAACAGGAATGACGGATAAAGTGAACAAAGCGGCGCTCTTGAAGCTTATGCAAGCGGTCAATTCAGCCGTGTCGGCTGCTTCCGAATATGCGAAGAAGCCGTCGGATGCCTATCTGTGGTCCATGCAGACATCATTGATGGAAGCAGTCTTCGTGCAGAAAGGCTGGTTTGCATCCATGGAATCATTGTAA
- a CDS encoding helix-turn-helix transcriptional regulator, whose product MNPTTLSALAEPNRLHIVELLRDGPLPVGDIAERLRLQQPQVSKHLRVLHDAGLVEVQPSANRRFYKLETRPLQELDAWLASFRRSWEVRLDQLEDYLYALQEKNDKPEGD is encoded by the coding sequence ATGAATCCAACGACTTTAAGCGCGCTTGCCGAACCCAACCGGCTGCATATCGTAGAGCTTCTTCGGGATGGTCCCCTGCCTGTCGGCGATATCGCCGAACGGCTTCGTTTGCAGCAGCCGCAGGTCTCCAAGCATCTGCGCGTGCTCCATGACGCCGGACTCGTTGAGGTACAGCCCTCTGCCAACCGGCGCTTTTACAAGCTGGAGACGCGTCCGCTTCAAGAGTTGGACGCTTGGCTGGCTTCCTTTCGCCGCTCCTGGGAGGTTCGCCTCGATCAGCTGGAAGATTACTTGTACGCCCTGCAAGAGAAGAACGACAAGCCGGAAGGCGATTAG
- a CDS encoding SRPBCC domain-containing protein → MTQQQPGNVEELVLTRTLNAPRELVFKVFTEAEHLLKWWGPKGLTMEAAKVELRPGGLFHYSMKTPDGHEMWGKFVYHEIAAPERLVFISSFSDAQGNTLRHPASPLWPLEVMNTLLFEEMDGKTKLTMRGIPVNASVEELHTFDSNRSNVQQGFAGTFAQLDEYLATLV, encoded by the coding sequence ATGACACAGCAACAACCTGGAAATGTGGAAGAACTTGTCCTTACTCGTACGCTTAACGCCCCACGCGAGCTCGTATTCAAGGTATTTACCGAAGCGGAGCATCTGCTGAAATGGTGGGGACCGAAAGGATTAACGATGGAGGCAGCCAAAGTCGAGCTTCGCCCCGGCGGACTATTCCATTACAGCATGAAGACGCCAGATGGCCATGAAATGTGGGGTAAATTCGTTTATCATGAAATCGCAGCGCCGGAGCGTCTCGTGTTCATCAGTTCTTTCTCGGATGCACAAGGAAACACGCTGCGCCACCCGGCTAGTCCTTTATGGCCGCTCGAGGTCATGAATACGCTCCTATTCGAAGAAATGGACGGCAAGACGAAGCTGACCATGCGCGGCATTCCCGTTAACGCCTCTGTTGAAGAACTTCACACGTTCGACAGCAATCGTTCTAATGTACAGCAGGGCTTCGCAGGCACCTTTGCGCAGCTCGATGAGTATCTGGCAACGCTTGTGTAA